Proteins encoded together in one Marinobacter sp. Arc7-DN-1 window:
- a CDS encoding methyltransferase family protein, translating to MNESISHSGAWGIAIIVIVLVSWFFYRYFAPKNWREWAGAGAVQAFIIALYAEMYGFPLTIYLLVRFFGLDSEYVSASLWSTLVGLGETGMLVSMLVGYAIAFIGVGLFIQGWRQVYRARKEDRLVTDGLYAYVRHPQYTGLFIALFGEGVVHWPTLFSIGLFPVIVLVYVWLAYREEEQVIARFGDTYRIYQRQVPMFIPRWSQWRRLADASHDRSDQGDPK from the coding sequence ATGAATGAATCGATCAGTCATAGTGGGGCATGGGGCATCGCGATTATTGTTATCGTACTGGTATCCTGGTTCTTTTACCGCTATTTTGCGCCGAAGAACTGGCGCGAGTGGGCAGGCGCCGGGGCGGTACAGGCCTTTATCATCGCGCTGTATGCGGAGATGTACGGCTTTCCGCTGACCATTTACCTGTTGGTGCGTTTTTTCGGCCTCGACAGTGAGTACGTCAGTGCAAGCCTCTGGTCCACACTGGTTGGTCTGGGCGAGACCGGCATGCTCGTCTCGATGCTGGTTGGCTACGCAATTGCGTTCATCGGCGTGGGCCTGTTCATCCAGGGATGGCGCCAGGTATACCGGGCACGCAAGGAAGACAGACTGGTTACCGATGGGCTTTATGCCTATGTTCGACATCCTCAGTACACCGGCTTGTTCATTGCCCTGTTCGGTGAGGGCGTGGTTCACTGGCCAACGTTGTTCTCGATCGGGTTGTTCCCGGTGATCGTGCTCGTCTACGTCTGGCTGGCGTATCGTGAGGAAGAACAGGTGATCGCCCGGTTCGGCGACACCTATCGCATCTATCAACGGCAAGTGCCCATGTTCATTCCCCGCTGGAGTCAGTGGCGGCGGCTTGCGGATGCATCGCACGACCGCTCCGATCAGGGCGATCCGAAGTGA
- a CDS encoding NAD(P)/FAD-dependent oxidoreductase, protein MSDNRNGAVEIAGAGPAGLAAAITLARSGRPVIVHEARAEVGHRFKRDLQGLENWSTQQDALAVLQELGITTDFKRVPCRRGTAFDAWDSPYAIESIEPLFYLVERGSGPDTLDTALLRQARELGVQVHFKSRLRHARGPAILATGPKAADAIAVGYHFDTSMPDGFWAICDNNLAPKGYAYLLVMGGKGTVKSCMFTGFRDEAKYVERTVSAFQRLAGMEMMNPQPHGGVGNFRIPVTALSGVHPVAGEQAGFQDTLWGFGMRAAITSGVLAARSLLHGDDYNRLWRESLERPMAAALVNRAFYGLLGNRGYRWCMRRQENHLDAREFLRRLYRPTLARRLLAPLAGLHLRSQRRDISCNHVDCSCVWCRHGREPHT, encoded by the coding sequence ATGTCAGACAACAGAAATGGCGCGGTCGAGATTGCCGGCGCCGGACCGGCCGGGCTGGCAGCCGCCATCACACTGGCGCGCTCGGGGCGACCAGTTATCGTGCATGAGGCCCGGGCCGAGGTGGGGCACCGCTTCAAACGGGACCTGCAGGGGTTGGAGAACTGGAGCACGCAGCAGGATGCCCTGGCGGTGTTGCAGGAACTCGGAATCACCACCGACTTCAAGCGAGTTCCATGCCGCCGTGGTACCGCCTTTGATGCCTGGGATTCCCCGTACGCCATTGAGAGCATTGAGCCGCTGTTCTACCTGGTGGAGCGTGGCTCCGGGCCAGACACATTGGACACGGCGTTGCTGAGACAGGCCAGGGAACTGGGCGTGCAGGTGCATTTCAAAAGCCGGCTGCGGCATGCCCGGGGCCCGGCCATCCTGGCGACTGGCCCAAAGGCCGCCGATGCCATTGCGGTCGGCTATCATTTCGATACATCCATGCCGGACGGTTTCTGGGCAATTTGTGATAACAACCTTGCCCCTAAAGGGTATGCCTACCTTTTGGTAATGGGAGGCAAGGGAACGGTAAAGAGTTGCATGTTTACTGGTTTCAGGGATGAAGCAAAGTATGTGGAGCGAACTGTCAGTGCGTTTCAGAGGCTGGCCGGCATGGAGATGATGAATCCTCAGCCGCACGGCGGTGTTGGAAACTTCCGTATCCCTGTAACCGCATTGTCCGGGGTGCACCCGGTAGCGGGTGAGCAGGCCGGTTTCCAGGATACGCTGTGGGGCTTCGGGATGCGCGCGGCCATCACCTCCGGCGTGCTGGCCGCACGCAGTCTGCTGCATGGTGACGACTACAACCGGCTTTGGCGAGAATCCCTGGAGCGTCCGATGGCGGCGGCGTTGGTGAACCGCGCGTTTTATGGGCTGCTGGGTAACCGCGGTTATCGCTGGTGCATGCGCCGCCAGGAAAACCATCTGGATGCGCGCGAGTTTTTGCGCCGTCTCTACCGGCCCACACTTGCCAGGCGTCTGCTGGCGCCGTTGGCGGGTTTGCATTTGCGGAGCCAGCGACGGGATATAAGCTGCAATCATGTCGATTGCAGCTGTGTCTGGTGCCGGCATGGCCGGGAGCCGCATACGTGA
- a CDS encoding NADH-quinone oxidoreductase subunit A, whose translation MSALEQYSLLLGLVIGTAGVVLSLYGLARAMGPARREPGKDVPASSGVLSRDPVWGRYHARFYGYALLFLAFDMEMAFMYPWAVVYKEVGLVALLDMGVFLAILFLGLLYGWSQGALRRQ comes from the coding sequence ATGAGTGCTCTGGAACAATACAGCCTGCTGCTGGGCCTGGTGATCGGCACCGCTGGTGTCGTCTTGAGTCTGTATGGTCTTGCCCGCGCGATGGGGCCTGCACGGCGGGAGCCGGGTAAGGATGTGCCGGCGAGCTCCGGTGTGCTGTCGCGGGATCCGGTGTGGGGGCGCTATCACGCACGCTTCTACGGTTACGCGCTGCTGTTTCTGGCCTTTGATATGGAGATGGCGTTCATGTACCCATGGGCGGTCGTGTACAAGGAAGTAGGGCTGGTTGCCTTGCTTGATATGGGCGTGTTTCTGGCCATTCTTTTTCTCGGCCTGCTCTATGGATGGAGCCAGGGGGCTCTGAGGCGGCAATGA